Proteins encoded by one window of Bradyrhizobium sp. B097:
- a CDS encoding ABC transporter ATP-binding protein codes for MALLELSGLTKRFGAFTALDDISLLIERGEVHCLLGENGAGKSTLCNLVFGVHRPDAGTMTLGGEPFDPRGPAEALQRGVVMVHQHFSLVPNMTVAENLMLGRASAVLKPQDIIVRMEQLAAEYGLEIDPEARIDELSVGERQRVEIIKCLLGDPQLLVLDEPTAVLQPDEIDALLAICRQVALRGKSVILVTHKLGEISRVADRTTVLRQGRIIETVAMEGADIRSLVRSMVGRDVQSAGSVLAAAVDIEGKTPAKPAEAAGPVSPGEAVLQISDLVYRDPHGVPRLDGLSLTVGTGEIVGIAGVEGNGQTELGLILAGLASPSAGAIVVGGTPVAGCTPQEITDAGVGIVPEDRHALACIKELSVAENLFLGAIGKFSRFGLLDKSARRKAAEAMMRDFDVRASSPDVSMASLSGGNQQKAVLARELSLDPLVFLLAAQPTRGLDVGAIEAVYNRIRAARDDGLGVLLISSELEELMAVSDRIAVIYRGKLVGELAAGSFSREAIGAMMSGHAHV; via the coding sequence GTGGCGCTTCTCGAACTGTCTGGCTTGACCAAGCGCTTCGGGGCTTTCACCGCGCTCGACGACATATCGCTGCTGATCGAGCGCGGCGAGGTGCATTGCCTGCTTGGCGAGAACGGCGCCGGCAAATCGACATTGTGCAATCTGGTGTTCGGGGTGCATCGGCCGGATGCCGGCACGATGACGCTCGGCGGAGAGCCGTTCGATCCGCGCGGCCCGGCGGAAGCGCTGCAGCGCGGCGTCGTGATGGTGCATCAGCATTTCAGCCTGGTGCCCAACATGACCGTGGCCGAGAACCTGATGCTCGGCCGCGCCAGCGCGGTGTTGAAGCCGCAGGACATCATCGTGCGGATGGAGCAGCTCGCGGCGGAATACGGGCTCGAAATCGACCCCGAAGCGCGGATCGACGAGCTTTCGGTCGGTGAGCGGCAGCGGGTCGAGATCATCAAATGCCTGCTCGGCGATCCGCAACTGCTCGTGCTTGACGAGCCGACGGCTGTTCTGCAGCCAGACGAAATCGACGCGCTGCTGGCGATCTGCCGCCAGGTGGCGCTGCGCGGAAAGTCCGTGATCCTGGTGACGCACAAGCTCGGCGAAATCAGCCGCGTGGCCGATCGCACGACGGTGCTGCGGCAGGGCCGGATCATCGAGACCGTGGCGATGGAGGGCGCCGACATCCGATCGCTGGTGCGCTCGATGGTCGGCCGCGACGTTCAGTCGGCAGGTTCGGTGCTCGCCGCCGCCGTCGACATCGAGGGCAAGACGCCGGCGAAACCCGCAGAAGCGGCCGGTCCGGTGTCGCCGGGCGAGGCGGTGCTACAGATCTCGGACCTCGTGTATCGCGACCCGCATGGGGTGCCGCGGCTCGACGGCCTGAGCCTCACGGTCGGCACCGGCGAGATCGTCGGGATCGCGGGCGTCGAGGGCAACGGCCAGACCGAGCTCGGCCTGATCCTGGCCGGGCTCGCCTCGCCAAGCGCCGGTGCGATCGTGGTCGGCGGCACGCCGGTGGCCGGTTGCACGCCGCAAGAGATCACGGATGCGGGTGTCGGCATCGTGCCCGAGGATCGCCATGCGCTGGCTTGCATCAAGGAGTTGTCGGTTGCCGAGAACCTGTTTCTCGGCGCGATCGGAAAGTTCAGTCGCTTCGGCCTGCTCGACAAGTCCGCGCGCCGCAAGGCGGCGGAGGCGATGATGCGCGACTTCGACGTACGCGCGAGCAGCCCTGATGTTTCGATGGCGAGCCTTTCCGGCGGCAATCAGCAGAAGGCGGTGCTTGCACGCGAGCTCTCGCTCGATCCGCTGGTGTTCCTGCTGGCCGCGCAGCCGACGCGAGGCCTCGACGTCGGTGCGATCGAGGCCGTCTACAATCGCATCCGTGCCGCGCGCGATGACGGTCTCGGGGTGCTGTTGATCTCCAGCGAGCTCGAGGAGCTGATGGCGGTGTCGGATCGGATCGCGGTGATCTACCGCGGAAAGCTGGTTGGCGAGCTCGCGGCCGGGTCGTTCAGCCGCGAGGCGATCGGAGCGATGATGTCGGGGCACGCGCATGTCTAG
- a CDS encoding DUF1116 domain-containing protein: MNAAPSALQHKTSVISLGASGLDRGVESSGAPLVRLQWQPVGDGSPEVAWNLAQLVGDDGDADCLGSWIDRANAEVLERILTAQPVWVDVAAHASEVWPDMGRTLLHAGPPIAWRDMCGPMKGAVVGAILYEKWATTQQEAEQLVAAGGIRFAPCHEFGAVGPMTGIISPSMPLFVVQNQTTGNRAYAPMMESGGAKTLRFGAFAPEVIEGLKLIENVLAPCLKAAVAGIDGGLPLKPLMSQSLHMGDDVHNRNTAATLLLYRAVTESLLKSSISRDLVHETLRTIGADDMFFLSLSMAACKATMDAAHGVPFSSIVTAMARNGVNVGIRVSGLNGQWFVGPADIPVGLFLPGFSEADANPDIGDSAITETAGLGAFAMAAAPAMVQFVGGTPQDALRYSREMAHVTIGRNPGFTLPMLDFIGAPVGIDVRKVVDESMRPVINTATAHKEPGMGIIGAGVVQAPMKCFVDAVGALATVAGDDVASSLRTTAAVALPIEKIPQQRLRQHRERTGGNR, from the coding sequence ATGAACGCAGCCCCTTCCGCGCTCCAGCACAAGACCTCGGTCATCAGCCTCGGCGCCTCCGGCCTCGACCGCGGTGTCGAGAGCAGCGGGGCCCCGCTGGTGCGTCTGCAGTGGCAGCCGGTCGGCGACGGAAGTCCCGAAGTCGCCTGGAATCTCGCGCAACTGGTTGGCGATGACGGCGATGCCGACTGCCTCGGATCGTGGATCGATCGCGCCAATGCGGAAGTGCTCGAGCGCATCCTGACCGCGCAGCCGGTATGGGTCGACGTCGCGGCGCACGCGTCCGAAGTCTGGCCGGACATGGGCCGGACGCTGCTCCACGCCGGTCCGCCGATCGCCTGGCGCGATATGTGCGGCCCGATGAAGGGGGCGGTCGTCGGCGCAATTCTCTACGAGAAATGGGCGACAACCCAGCAAGAGGCCGAGCAACTCGTCGCGGCAGGCGGCATCCGCTTCGCGCCGTGCCATGAATTCGGTGCGGTCGGGCCGATGACCGGGATTATTTCGCCTTCGATGCCGCTGTTCGTGGTGCAGAACCAGACCACCGGCAATCGAGCCTATGCGCCGATGATGGAATCCGGCGGCGCCAAGACATTGCGTTTCGGCGCTTTCGCGCCCGAGGTGATCGAAGGCCTCAAGCTGATCGAAAATGTGCTGGCGCCATGTCTGAAGGCCGCGGTCGCCGGCATCGACGGTGGATTGCCGTTGAAGCCGCTGATGTCGCAGTCGCTGCACATGGGCGACGACGTCCACAATCGCAACACGGCCGCGACCCTGCTGCTGTATCGCGCCGTCACGGAATCGCTGCTCAAATCCTCGATCTCGCGCGATCTGGTCCATGAGACGCTGCGGACGATCGGGGCGGACGACATGTTCTTCCTCAGCCTGTCGATGGCGGCATGCAAGGCGACCATGGATGCCGCGCACGGCGTGCCGTTCAGCAGCATCGTGACCGCAATGGCGCGCAACGGCGTGAATGTCGGGATCAGGGTCAGCGGGCTGAACGGGCAGTGGTTTGTCGGTCCGGCCGACATCCCCGTCGGCCTGTTCCTGCCCGGTTTCAGCGAGGCCGATGCCAATCCCGATATCGGCGACAGCGCGATCACCGAGACTGCTGGCCTGGGCGCGTTCGCGATGGCGGCGGCTCCGGCGATGGTGCAGTTCGTCGGCGGCACGCCGCAGGACGCCCTGCGTTATTCCCGCGAGATGGCGCACGTCACGATCGGCCGCAATCCCGGCTTCACCCTGCCGATGCTCGACTTCATCGGAGCTCCGGTCGGCATCGACGTCCGCAAGGTCGTGGACGAGAGCATGCGGCCGGTGATCAACACCGCAACGGCGCACAAGGAGCCGGGCATGGGGATCATCGGCGCCGGCGTCGTGCAGGCTCCGATGAAGTGCTTCGTCGACGCCGTCGGCGCGCTGGCGACGGTGGCCGGAGATGACGTTGCTTCGAGTCTGAGAACGACGGCAGCGGTCGCGCTGCCGATTGAAAAAATACCGCAACAAAGATTGCGGCAACACCGGGAACGAACAGGAGGAAACAGATGA
- a CDS encoding BMP family protein has translation MNGTRRAFLQTGLLSAAWISSSGRLAFADDAAKPLRIGILIPGSRADHGWMESAYNGMKAAEQRHGNKVVITSIENVKFADMEQALVTLASKNDMVIGAAGQTQASVLKVAKRFPKVKFSIVGPTGQPTENVAQYDVLQAQIGFIAGAVAAMMSKNGAVSYVGGLEIPAIVNTGTEFANGAKHVKPDTKCFVTYTGDFDDVAKAKEATLAAIAQGADVHYNILNLGVRGMEQAAREKGTRMIGSYTNYCSDNNPLYIAYTVSGIGFMVEYAIDQAVAGTWHPEYKQFGLAMGPRSADIEICAGATPEIQAKIKELKDGLLSNKIKVKVG, from the coding sequence ATGAACGGTACCCGTCGTGCATTTCTGCAAACAGGCCTGCTCTCGGCAGCCTGGATCAGTTCATCAGGGCGGCTGGCCTTCGCCGACGATGCGGCGAAGCCGCTGCGCATCGGCATTCTCATTCCGGGGTCGCGGGCAGACCATGGCTGGATGGAGTCGGCCTATAACGGCATGAAGGCGGCCGAACAACGCCACGGCAACAAGGTCGTGATCACGTCGATCGAGAACGTCAAGTTCGCCGACATGGAGCAGGCGCTCGTTACGCTCGCGAGCAAGAATGACATGGTGATCGGCGCCGCGGGGCAGACCCAGGCATCGGTGCTCAAGGTCGCCAAGCGATTCCCGAAGGTGAAGTTCTCTATCGTCGGCCCGACCGGACAACCGACCGAAAACGTCGCGCAATACGACGTGCTGCAGGCCCAGATCGGCTTCATTGCCGGCGCGGTCGCCGCGATGATGTCGAAGAACGGTGCGGTGAGCTACGTCGGCGGGCTTGAAATTCCGGCCATCGTCAACACCGGAACGGAATTCGCGAACGGCGCCAAGCACGTCAAGCCGGACACCAAATGCTTCGTGACCTACACCGGCGACTTCGACGACGTCGCCAAGGCGAAGGAAGCGACCCTTGCTGCGATCGCGCAGGGGGCCGACGTCCACTACAACATCCTCAATCTCGGCGTGCGCGGAATGGAGCAGGCGGCGCGCGAGAAGGGCACCAGGATGATCGGGAGCTATACCAACTACTGCTCCGACAACAACCCGCTCTACATCGCCTACACGGTCAGCGGCATCGGGTTCATGGTCGAATATGCCATCGACCAGGCCGTCGCCGGAACGTGGCACCCGGAGTACAAGCAGTTCGGCCTCGCGATGGGGCCACGTTCGGCCGACATCGAGATCTGCGCCGGGGCAACGCCTGAGATCCAGGCCAAGATCAAGGAGCTCAAGGACGGCCTGCTGTCGAACAAGATCAAAGTCAAGGTGGGCTAA
- a CDS encoding GNAT family N-acetyltransferase, with protein MTTHSIEIRRLLPADAALYRDIRLEALRFSPEAFGSAYETESVHSVEWFVERLAHGAAIIGAFRGGELAGIIGFIAAQGPKQQHKGMLVGMYVRQQARRAGVGRLLVDAVLELAAQSVELLQLAVVKGNEPACGLYRRAGFVEYGLERHALKIDGRYYDDILMAKDLVGRD; from the coding sequence ATGACGACGCACTCAATCGAGATTCGCCGCCTCTTGCCTGCGGACGCTGCGCTTTATCGCGACATCCGTCTCGAGGCGCTGCGCTTCAGTCCCGAGGCGTTCGGCAGCGCGTATGAGACGGAGAGCGTGCATTCCGTCGAATGGTTCGTGGAGAGGCTCGCGCATGGGGCGGCGATAATTGGGGCGTTTCGTGGCGGCGAACTCGCCGGCATCATCGGTTTCATCGCGGCGCAAGGGCCGAAACAGCAGCACAAGGGCATGCTGGTTGGGATGTATGTGCGGCAGCAGGCGCGACGCGCCGGAGTCGGCCGGCTCCTGGTCGATGCGGTGCTCGAGCTTGCCGCGCAATCGGTCGAGCTGTTGCAGCTCGCCGTGGTGAAGGGCAACGAGCCTGCCTGCGGGCTCTACCGGCGCGCCGGCTTTGTCGAGTACGGGCTGGAGAGGCATGCCCTGAAGATCGACGGCCGCTACTACGACGACATCCTGATGGCAAAGGATCTGGTCGGGCGCGACTGA
- a CDS encoding cysteine hydrolase family protein — MTSSTLAKAAESTAPNTANPLGSAPGYKWLVDDANVNMAMAPPPPKAVTIDAQPQTVTVDLHRTALIVVDMQNDFCAKGGWVDHLGLDHTPDRAPIEPLQKLLPVLRNAGVQIIWLNWGNRPDLKNMAPNQLHLYKPKGVGIGLGEPLPGSGARVLQKDSWAAAVVDELKQEPEDIHVDKYRISGFWDTPLDSILRNLGTKTILFAGVNTDQCVLHSLTDANFLGYGCLLVEDCCATTSPGYCVEATLFNVKKCFGFVTHSSDVIEAISGAHPTA; from the coding sequence ATGACGAGTTCAACTTTAGCAAAGGCCGCGGAATCCACAGCGCCCAACACCGCCAATCCTCTCGGGTCTGCTCCCGGCTACAAATGGCTGGTCGACGACGCCAACGTCAACATGGCGATGGCGCCGCCGCCGCCCAAGGCGGTCACGATCGACGCGCAGCCGCAAACGGTGACGGTCGATCTGCATCGCACCGCTCTCATCGTCGTCGACATGCAGAACGACTTCTGCGCGAAGGGGGGATGGGTCGACCATCTCGGCCTCGACCACACGCCGGATCGGGCGCCGATCGAGCCGCTGCAGAAGCTTCTCCCGGTGTTGCGGAACGCCGGCGTGCAAATCATCTGGCTGAACTGGGGCAATCGGCCCGATCTGAAGAATATGGCGCCGAACCAGCTCCATCTCTACAAGCCGAAGGGTGTCGGCATCGGCCTTGGCGAGCCGTTGCCGGGCAGTGGCGCGCGCGTGCTGCAGAAGGACAGCTGGGCCGCGGCCGTGGTCGATGAATTGAAGCAGGAGCCCGAGGACATTCACGTCGACAAATACCGGATCAGCGGCTTCTGGGACACGCCGCTGGACAGCATTCTGCGCAATCTCGGCACCAAGACGATCCTGTTTGCCGGCGTCAACACCGATCAATGCGTATTGCATTCGCTCACCGACGCGAACTTCCTGGGCTACGGTTGCCTCCTGGTCGAGGACTGCTGCGCAACGACCTCGCCGGGCTACTGCGTTGAAGCAACCCTGTTCAACGTCAAGAAGTGCTTCGGCTTCGTGACGCATTCGTCAGATGTCATCGAGGCCATTTCAGGAGCACATCCGACGGCGTGA
- a CDS encoding copper chaperone PCu(A)C produces MSFERGLHGAVACRIVKRRSWMALPLFCLISTFGVVHHVVADESLQIVDARVPATDKEGGDLPLTMTIKNEADSADALLRVRCPVANFSERHIVDRGEGAPAMRSISNIPVPAKATLELKRDGYHVMLLQLRQALAPGETFKCAIVFQKAGTIETEVQVQK; encoded by the coding sequence ATGTCGTTCGAGCGGGGGTTGCATGGCGCCGTTGCGTGCAGGATCGTGAAGCGCAGATCATGGATGGCGTTGCCATTATTCTGCCTGATCAGCACGTTCGGAGTGGTGCATCACGTCGTCGCGGACGAATCCTTGCAGATTGTGGATGCGCGCGTACCGGCTACGGACAAAGAAGGCGGAGACCTTCCCTTGACGATGACGATCAAGAATGAGGCCGACAGCGCCGACGCGCTACTCCGTGTCCGGTGCCCGGTTGCGAATTTTTCCGAACGCCACATCGTTGATCGCGGCGAAGGCGCGCCCGCCATGCGCTCGATATCCAATATACCAGTCCCGGCCAAGGCGACGCTCGAGCTGAAGCGCGACGGTTATCACGTCATGCTGCTGCAGTTGCGTCAGGCGCTCGCGCCGGGCGAGACCTTCAAATGCGCAATCGTTTTTCAGAAAGCAGGCACCATCGAGACGGAGGTACAGGTCCAGAAGTGA
- a CDS encoding cupin domain-containing protein encodes MPKIDLTKVPERKGTGYPAEFAAPCAERIRQRLGDAGGLADFGVNLMRLPPGNWSSQRHWHSDEDEFVYVLAGEVVLIEDGGETVLRAGDCAAFRKNSSNGHHMINRSQMTATYLEVGSRSRADVITCSDIDMMSPSSDGRFLHKDGRPYE; translated from the coding sequence ATGCCGAAGATCGATCTGACAAAGGTGCCGGAACGTAAGGGGACCGGCTATCCGGCCGAGTTCGCTGCACCGTGCGCGGAACGAATCCGGCAGCGTCTCGGCGACGCCGGCGGGCTCGCCGATTTCGGCGTCAATCTGATGCGGCTGCCGCCGGGCAACTGGTCGAGCCAGCGCCATTGGCATTCGGACGAGGACGAGTTCGTCTATGTGCTTGCGGGCGAGGTGGTGCTGATCGAGGACGGCGGCGAGACGGTGCTGCGCGCCGGCGATTGCGCGGCTTTCCGGAAGAATTCCAGCAACGGGCACCACATGATCAACAGGTCGCAGATGACGGCGACCTATCTCGAGGTCGGCTCGCGCTCGCGTGCCGACGTCATCACATGTTCCGACATCGACATGATGAGCCCGAGCTCCGACGGCCGCTTTCTGCACAAGGACGGCCGGCCATACGAATAG
- a CDS encoding ABC transporter permease produces the protein MIDEQMAVFIGSGLRLAVPIIFAATGEMLSERAGVLNLSLDGMMLMSAFTAALASWATGSPLLGVAAGVLVAMAVAAVQAVLSVTLRANQLVVGIGFNILALGTTTFLYREIFGPLSRDPIPGFAQLNLPWLASIPVIGPALANQTGLAYVSILMVVVTWLILKYTSFGLAVRAVGEDPRAADKAGISVARTRYLGVLYAGILAGLGGAFMSVADSNTFTENMTKGAGYLAITAVIFGGWNPWYTLAACLLFGFATALQFLMPALQIDVPVALLLLLPYLLALVAIAGFVGKSRQPSALTIPFERGG, from the coding sequence ATGATTGACGAACAAATGGCCGTGTTCATCGGTTCCGGACTGCGTCTCGCGGTTCCGATCATCTTCGCCGCAACCGGCGAGATGCTGAGCGAGCGCGCCGGCGTGCTCAATCTCAGCCTCGATGGCATGATGCTGATGTCGGCGTTCACGGCGGCGCTGGCGTCGTGGGCGACCGGCTCGCCGCTGCTCGGCGTGGCGGCCGGCGTATTGGTCGCGATGGCGGTTGCCGCGGTGCAGGCCGTGTTGAGCGTGACCTTGCGCGCCAATCAGCTGGTGGTGGGGATCGGGTTCAACATCCTGGCGCTGGGAACAACGACGTTTCTCTACCGCGAGATCTTCGGGCCGCTGTCGCGCGATCCGATTCCCGGCTTCGCGCAGCTCAATCTGCCGTGGCTCGCCAGTATCCCGGTGATCGGGCCGGCATTGGCGAACCAGACTGGGCTTGCCTATGTCAGCATCCTGATGGTCGTCGTGACATGGTTGATCCTGAAGTACACGTCGTTCGGGCTGGCGGTGCGGGCGGTCGGCGAGGATCCGCGCGCCGCGGACAAGGCCGGCATCAGCGTCGCCAGGACGCGCTATCTCGGCGTGCTCTACGCCGGCATCCTGGCCGGCCTCGGCGGCGCCTTCATGTCGGTTGCGGACAGCAATACGTTCACCGAGAACATGACCAAGGGCGCGGGCTATCTTGCGATCACGGCCGTGATCTTCGGCGGCTGGAATCCCTGGTACACGCTGGCGGCATGCCTGCTGTTCGGCTTCGCGACCGCGCTGCAATTCCTGATGCCGGCGTTGCAGATCGACGTGCCGGTCGCGTTGCTGTTGCTGCTGCCATATTTGCTGGCGCTGGTCGCCATCGCGGGCTTCGTCGGAAAGAGCAGGCAGCCCTCAGCCCTGACCATTCCGTTCGAACGCGGCGGCTGA
- a CDS encoding ABC transporter permease — MKNPKLARVAQGARLELVPLQVLVPVVATLIALGIGLLIIAATGASVLEAIEAFWDGMAGSDFNIGASINRAISLALVGLGFIFASRANLTNVGGEGQIAMGGMFATAAALHGAGGLPLGLAFIVPLAVGTIAGAVWGGLAGFLKAARGTNEVISTLLLSFIALPLVYWSVESFHLLRKPISDVSSLPESAEIPDTTKLPLLFPDNGSPLHIGLLIAAIAVVVVWLVLKHSTLGLRLRAVGLNAMASRRAGMRTSFYVILAMTVSGGLGGLGGAIMILGQQFYLTSDFSSGYGFDGLVVGLLSRGSAVGVVIGALLFGFLRSGSINMEISAHVPSAVVLICQGLIVIVIAGSAIFTNRKVTR; from the coding sequence ATGAAAAATCCGAAGCTTGCGCGGGTCGCGCAGGGCGCGCGGCTCGAGCTCGTGCCGTTGCAGGTTCTGGTTCCGGTGGTAGCGACCCTGATCGCGCTCGGGATCGGCCTGCTCATCATCGCCGCCACCGGCGCATCCGTCCTCGAGGCGATCGAAGCCTTCTGGGACGGCATGGCGGGCAGCGATTTCAACATCGGTGCGTCGATCAATCGCGCCATCAGCCTCGCGCTGGTCGGTCTCGGCTTCATCTTCGCCAGCCGCGCCAACCTGACCAATGTGGGAGGCGAGGGGCAGATCGCGATGGGCGGCATGTTCGCGACGGCCGCGGCCCTGCACGGCGCCGGCGGCTTGCCGTTGGGACTGGCGTTTATCGTGCCGCTCGCCGTGGGGACTATCGCCGGCGCTGTTTGGGGTGGCCTCGCGGGCTTCCTCAAGGCCGCACGCGGCACCAACGAGGTCATCAGCACGTTGCTGTTGAGCTTCATTGCGCTGCCGCTCGTCTACTGGTCCGTGGAGTCGTTTCACCTGCTGCGCAAGCCGATCAGCGACGTGTCTTCGCTGCCGGAATCGGCGGAGATTCCTGACACGACCAAGCTGCCGCTGCTGTTCCCGGACAATGGATCTCCGCTCCATATCGGTCTGCTGATCGCGGCGATCGCGGTCGTCGTGGTGTGGCTGGTGCTCAAGCACAGCACGCTCGGTCTGCGGCTGCGCGCCGTCGGCCTGAATGCTATGGCCTCCCGCCGCGCGGGCATGCGAACGAGCTTCTACGTGATCCTGGCCATGACGGTCTCCGGTGGCCTGGGCGGTCTCGGCGGTGCCATCATGATCCTCGGCCAGCAGTTCTATCTGACCAGCGATTTCTCGTCGGGTTACGGATTTGACGGCCTGGTGGTCGGCCTGCTGTCGCGCGGCTCGGCCGTCGGCGTGGTGATCGGTGCGTTGCTGTTCGGATTCCTGCGCTCGGGATCCATCAACATGGAAATCTCGGCGCACGTCCCGTCTGCCGTGGTCCTGATCTGTCAGGGCCTGATCGTCATTGTCATTGCAGGCTCCGCAATCTTCACCAACCGAAAGGTGACCCGATGA
- a CDS encoding phosphotransferase, producing MSDLDALPPEQRDAAHAALREMIGTVTIDAVTPIAGGATSARLFRIDAGGKNYLLRIEGVPSPLRNPYQYVSLRIAAEAGIAPRLYYVDETSRVAVMDFIQRQPLGRYPGGLPALAKAVGELLARLQATPTFPAFVRYPDIVARLWAHVCRNGLFAPGVLDQCNEHLERIRAGYVWDEANSVSSHNDSLPANILFDGNRLWMIDWESAYRTDPLVDLAIVGDSFARTPELEEILHRAWLGRPLDAALHTQLRLVRALTRLYYAGVLFSASATAPRAAPDTSLVAPTLTELAAATGAGRLKNDTPAAKHVLGKMFLASFLTDVATPGFDLSV from the coding sequence ATGAGTGATCTCGATGCACTTCCACCGGAACAGCGCGATGCAGCGCATGCTGCGCTGCGTGAAATGATCGGTACGGTAACGATCGACGCCGTGACGCCGATCGCAGGCGGCGCCACGTCGGCGCGGTTGTTTCGGATCGACGCGGGCGGCAAGAATTATTTGCTACGAATCGAAGGCGTACCGAGCCCACTGCGCAATCCATATCAATATGTTTCGCTGCGCATCGCCGCCGAAGCAGGCATCGCGCCGCGACTCTACTATGTCGACGAGACGTCGCGCGTCGCGGTGATGGATTTTATCCAGCGGCAGCCGCTCGGTCGCTATCCCGGTGGGCTGCCGGCGCTGGCAAAGGCGGTCGGCGAATTGCTGGCGCGGTTGCAGGCGACGCCGACCTTTCCGGCTTTCGTGCGTTATCCGGATATCGTGGCTCGGCTCTGGGCCCATGTCTGCCGCAACGGCCTGTTCGCGCCCGGCGTACTCGACCAGTGCAACGAACATCTCGAACGCATTCGCGCGGGCTATGTCTGGGATGAGGCGAACTCGGTCTCGAGCCACAACGACTCGCTTCCCGCCAATATCCTGTTCGACGGTAACAGGCTCTGGATGATCGACTGGGAATCCGCCTATCGCACCGATCCGCTGGTCGATCTCGCGATCGTTGGCGACAGCTTCGCGCGAACGCCGGAGCTGGAGGAGATTTTGCATCGCGCCTGGCTCGGCCGGCCGCTCGACGCGGCGCTGCACACCCAGCTCCGATTGGTCCGCGCCCTCACCCGTCTCTATTATGCCGGCGTGCTGTTCAGTGCATCCGCGACGGCGCCGCGCGCCGCACCCGACACGAGTCTCGTGGCACCGACACTGACGGAACTCGCAGCCGCGACCGGCGCCGGCCGGCTCAAGAACGACACGCCGGCGGCAAAGCATGTGCTTGGAAAAATGTTCCTGGCCTCGTTCCTGACCGACGTCGCGACGCCCGGCTTCGATCTCTCGGTTTGA
- the plsY gene encoding glycerol-3-phosphate 1-O-acyltransferase PlsY, whose protein sequence is MVFWIASAAGLATAYLLGSIPAGYLAGKLLRGIDIREHGSRSTGATNVLRTLGKWPALAVLLVDVLKGAGAIAFARWFYPWLRTLPSVTPPTAIDLQTLEPWAVCLAGLAVLLGHSRSIWLNFTGGKSAATGLGVLLALSWPVGLGAAAAFGVVLAISRIVSLSSMLAALTAIALVCALEQPLPYRLLVIAGGLYVIARHRANIQRLLAGTEPRLGSGGRESQVASQG, encoded by the coding sequence ATGGTTTTTTGGATCGCGAGTGCGGCTGGATTGGCGACTGCCTACCTTCTCGGTTCCATACCCGCGGGCTATCTCGCGGGGAAACTGCTGAGGGGTATCGACATCCGGGAGCACGGCTCCAGGTCGACCGGGGCCACAAACGTGCTGCGTACCCTGGGCAAGTGGCCCGCGTTGGCGGTCCTCCTGGTCGATGTCCTGAAGGGCGCCGGGGCGATCGCGTTTGCCCGCTGGTTTTATCCCTGGCTCCGGACGTTGCCGTCGGTTACGCCGCCGACGGCGATCGATCTGCAAACCTTGGAGCCTTGGGCAGTCTGCCTGGCCGGGCTTGCGGTATTGCTGGGCCACAGCCGTTCGATCTGGTTGAATTTTACGGGCGGCAAATCCGCGGCGACGGGGCTCGGCGTGTTGCTGGCGCTGTCCTGGCCTGTCGGTTTAGGCGCCGCCGCAGCCTTTGGCGTTGTGCTGGCAATTTCCCGGATCGTTTCCCTGAGCTCAATGTTGGCGGCGCTCACTGCGATCGCACTGGTCTGCGCGTTGGAGCAGCCGCTGCCATATCGGCTGCTCGTCATCGCAGGTGGCCTTTACGTGATCGCGCGTCATCGTGCCAACATTCAGCGGCTGCTGGCCGGGACCGAGCCGCGTCTGGGCTCAGGCGGACGAGAATCGCAAGTGGCGTCACAAGGCTAG